The Thermoflexus sp. genome includes the window CCGACCCGGGAGCGTCGAGAGGCGTTCGCCCGCCGCATGGCGGAGACCCTCGGGATCCCCGTGCATGCAGTGGATCGGCCGGAGGCCGTCGCGGAGGAGGCGGACATCCTGATCACCATCACCTCTGCCCGCGAGCCGGTCCTGCGGGGGGCCTGGCTGCGGCCAGGGGTGCACATCAACGCCGCCGGCTCTAACGCGTGGATCCGCCGGGAACTGGATGAGGAAGCCATCGTTCGAGCGGATTTGATCGTCATCGATTCGCGGGACCAGGGGAAAGGGGAAGCGGGCGATCTCCTGGAGCCTCTGGAGCGGGGACGGTTACAATGGGAGCGGATCCACGAATTGAAAGATGTGGTCGCCGGGCGGGTGCAGCGCACCCATCCCGATCAAATCACGCTCTTTAAATCCCTGGGCATCGCTCTGGAGGACGTGGCTGTGGCGGCCCTGGTCTACGAACGAGCACGGGCCCGGGGGGTCGGTGAACCGGTGCGCCTGGCGGAGGTCCCGCTGATGGACTGAACGCGAGGGGATGGAACCCATCCCTTTGAAAGCCCAGGGCTCAGCAGGCGTCCACTATGCCGGAGCTTCCCGAAGTCGAGACGCTGGTTCGAGAGCTGCGCCCCCATGTGACGGGCCGCCGGATCGGCCATGTGATCCTGCACTGGCCTGGATGTGTGGCCACTCCCGCCCCTTGCCAGTTCGTCCAGCGGATGACAGGGCGAGAGATTCAGGAGGTCCGGCGGCGGGGCAAGTTCCTCTGG containing:
- a CDS encoding ornithine cyclodeaminase family protein — its product is MALLLREEDVRALLPIADAIEALEWAFRAQAEGQATNVPRARVRWPRGALHVMAAGGPGVGYVGLKAYTTVGGQARFVVLLFDVESGALVALIEADMLGRLRTGAATGLATRYLARPDARRVGIYGAGRQAATQLMAVCAIRDIAEARVYSPTRERREAFARRMAETLGIPVHAVDRPEAVAEEADILITITSAREPVLRGAWLRPGVHINAAGSNAWIRRELDEEAIVRADLIVIDSRDQGKGEAGDLLEPLERGRLQWERIHELKDVVAGRVQRTHPDQITLFKSLGIALEDVAVAALVYERARARGVGEPVRLAEVPLMD